Proteins encoded within one genomic window of uncultured Draconibacterium sp.:
- a CDS encoding ABC transporter ATP-binding protein — translation MIQLKNIDKYYDAKFQRTFVLKGVNLDIEQGEFVSIMGPSGAGKSTLLNIIGFLDEPNEGEYLFLDQPANQLKEKQKVQYHRSHIGFIFQAFHLIEEMNVYENIETPLVYRGVKGKERKAMVADMLDRFNIVAKKDLFPSQLSGGQQQLVAIARAIVGSPKLLLADEPTGNLHSEQGQMIMELLKKLNDEGMTIIQVTHSEENAKYGNRIVRLKDGYLKEDE, via the coding sequence ATGATACAACTAAAAAACATCGACAAATACTACGACGCAAAGTTTCAGCGTACGTTTGTGTTAAAAGGAGTAAACCTTGATATTGAACAAGGTGAATTTGTTTCTATTATGGGGCCCAGTGGCGCCGGTAAGTCAACCTTACTGAATATTATTGGTTTTTTGGATGAACCCAACGAAGGGGAATATCTTTTTCTTGATCAGCCCGCTAACCAGCTGAAGGAAAAGCAAAAAGTGCAATATCACCGCAGTCATATTGGCTTTATTTTCCAGGCATTTCACCTGATTGAAGAAATGAATGTGTACGAAAACATTGAAACGCCGTTGGTTTATCGCGGGGTAAAAGGAAAAGAGCGTAAAGCTATGGTTGCCGATATGCTCGACCGCTTTAATATTGTAGCTAAAAAAGATCTTTTTCCGAGCCAGCTTTCAGGAGGTCAACAGCAATTGGTAGCCATTGCACGTGCCATTGTTGGTAGCCCAAAACTTTTATTAGCCGACGAGCCTACCGGAAACCTGCACAGCGAGCAGGGACAAATGATTATGGAACTGCTGAAAAAACTAAACGATGAAGGAATGACCATCATCCAGGTAACGCATTCAGAAGAAAATGCAAAATACGGGAACCGTATTGTTCGCCTAAAAGACGGCTATTTAAAGGAAGACGAATAA
- a CDS encoding GxxExxY protein, which translates to MIDDDLTYKIIGCAMKVHNTLGNGFQEVIYQRCLAIELDKNGINYEREKEMPIYYEEYEVGTRRADFIIEEKVMVELKAIINLEDVHLAQGLNYLTAYNIETGLLINFGSTSLQTKRLYKKH; encoded by the coding sequence ATGATAGATGATGACTTGACATACAAAATTATCGGTTGTGCAATGAAAGTTCACAATACTTTGGGGAATGGATTCCAGGAAGTGATTTATCAAAGATGCCTGGCAATTGAGTTGGATAAGAACGGAATAAATTATGAAAGAGAAAAAGAAATGCCTATTTATTATGAAGAGTATGAAGTTGGTACTCGCAGGGCTGATTTCATTATCGAAGAAAAAGTAATGGTCGAATTAAAAGCAATAATAAACCTTGAGGATGTTCATCTTGCTCAGGGTTTAAATTACTTAACAGCATACAATATAGAAACTGGTTTGCTAATCAATTTTGGTTCGACGAGCCTGCAAACCAAACGACTGTACAAAAAACATTAA
- a CDS encoding ABC transporter permease — protein sequence MFKNYLKVALRSLLKNKLFTLINITGLVIGMVVALLIFNYVSFERSYDSMHEDADRIYRVESKFYEGETLTDDWATASFGYASAMKENMPGIQDYVRIAINSTEQMVSYEEEKSRESTVVVTEPSFFSIFSFNLIDGDASTALSSPNKVVISQLAAYKFFKDENPLGKILKFRTLNQAYECEVTGVLEDIPANSHFNFDYFVSWDTQPDWIKNFWYLHETYSYVQLEPGISPASIEKAFPAMAEKYKTADALKNKTWAIELQPLADIHLTPQKQYEREAKGNAKAVKALILIALAILLIAWINYINLTTSRSLERAREVGVRKVSGAHKKQLIIQFLIESTLVNVVALAVSIGLFLLLIPSFNSFIGKNIGFSILYMPRFWVLITLFLLTGIVLSGLYPSLVLSNVKPAIILKGKYLNSQRAGMVRKGLVVFQFVASLVLICGTLVVYAQLKYMQNQPLGINIDKTLVVKFPAQTPNLMEKVMSFKRQLKELPDVKNVAISNAVPGMEVAFFASNRLYEDAAKQNRLYEMQTVDYDFIDTYGMNILEGRGFDKTFTNDIKKVILNEETVKQLGFANNADAIDQKVLIESAAEPYQVIGVVENYHQQSLNKAYTPIMMIMYNSIGWLSPKYLSVKISGAEVASASGKVNEIWNQFFPNSTFDYFFSDQFYEAQYTLDRKFATIFGLFALMAIFIACLGLWALALFAGLIRKKEMGVRKALGASIPNLFYNLSSEFIYLTLYSAILAIPLAFFIMNEWLKAYAFRTEMNWWFFALPIVVLVLIASLTVSYQTLKTAHSSAVESLKYE from the coding sequence ATGTTTAAAAATTACCTGAAAGTAGCACTTCGTAGCTTGTTGAAAAACAAGCTATTCACTTTAATAAATATTACTGGTTTAGTAATTGGGATGGTAGTGGCTTTGCTCATTTTTAACTATGTAAGTTTTGAGCGCAGCTACGATTCGATGCATGAAGATGCAGATCGTATTTATCGTGTGGAAAGTAAATTCTACGAAGGCGAAACACTCACCGACGACTGGGCAACAGCTTCTTTTGGTTATGCCAGTGCCATGAAAGAAAACATGCCCGGCATTCAGGATTATGTGCGAATTGCCATTAACAGTACCGAGCAAATGGTAAGTTACGAAGAGGAGAAATCGCGCGAAAGTACGGTTGTTGTAACCGAACCTTCCTTCTTTTCCATTTTCTCGTTTAATTTGATTGATGGAGATGCATCAACAGCACTGAGCAGTCCGAATAAAGTTGTGATTTCGCAACTGGCAGCTTATAAGTTTTTCAAAGATGAAAATCCGCTGGGTAAGATTTTAAAGTTCAGAACGCTAAACCAGGCCTATGAATGCGAAGTAACCGGTGTGTTGGAGGATATCCCGGCTAACAGCCATTTTAATTTCGATTATTTTGTGTCGTGGGATACGCAACCTGACTGGATTAAAAACTTCTGGTACCTGCACGAAACCTACTCTTATGTGCAGCTGGAACCCGGAATTTCGCCTGCAAGCATTGAGAAAGCTTTTCCGGCAATGGCAGAGAAATACAAAACGGCTGATGCTTTAAAAAATAAAACATGGGCCATTGAATTACAACCGTTGGCAGATATTCATCTGACGCCGCAAAAACAATACGAACGCGAAGCCAAAGGAAATGCGAAGGCCGTAAAAGCCCTGATTTTAATTGCGCTAGCAATTCTTCTCATCGCCTGGATAAATTACATTAATCTTACCACTTCGCGATCGTTGGAGCGTGCCCGGGAAGTGGGAGTAAGAAAAGTGTCGGGTGCGCATAAAAAGCAACTTATCATCCAGTTTTTAATCGAATCAACCCTGGTAAATGTTGTTGCTTTGGCTGTTTCAATCGGGTTGTTCCTGCTGCTTATTCCGTCATTTAATTCGTTTATTGGCAAAAACATTGGCTTTTCAATTTTGTATATGCCGCGTTTTTGGGTGTTGATTACACTGTTTCTTTTAACGGGAATTGTACTTTCCGGCTTGTATCCGTCGCTGGTGCTTTCGAATGTAAAACCTGCAATTATTTTGAAAGGGAAATACCTCAATTCGCAACGTGCAGGCATGGTACGAAAAGGATTGGTAGTTTTTCAGTTTGTGGCTTCGCTGGTTTTAATTTGCGGAACCCTGGTCGTTTATGCGCAGCTAAAATACATGCAGAATCAACCGCTGGGGATCAACATTGATAAAACTTTAGTGGTAAAATTTCCGGCACAAACTCCTAATTTAATGGAGAAAGTAATGAGTTTTAAACGCCAGTTAAAAGAGTTGCCCGATGTAAAAAATGTAGCTATTTCCAACGCGGTGCCGGGAATGGAAGTGGCCTTTTTTGCTTCCAATCGTTTGTATGAAGATGCTGCGAAACAAAACCGCTTGTACGAAATGCAAACGGTTGATTACGATTTTATTGATACTTACGGAATGAATATTCTGGAAGGAAGAGGTTTTGACAAAACATTTACCAACGATATAAAAAAGGTTATTCTGAACGAAGAAACGGTGAAACAGCTGGGATTTGCAAATAATGCCGATGCCATTGATCAGAAGGTTTTAATTGAATCTGCTGCAGAACCTTACCAGGTAATTGGTGTGGTTGAAAATTACCATCAGCAGTCGCTGAATAAGGCGTACACCCCAATAATGATGATCATGTACAACAGTATCGGGTGGCTGTCTCCTAAATATTTATCCGTAAAAATATCGGGTGCTGAAGTTGCTTCTGCTTCGGGAAAAGTAAATGAAATATGGAATCAATTTTTCCCCAATTCAACTTTTGATTATTTCTTTTCCGATCAGTTTTACGAAGCTCAGTATACGCTCGACCGCAAATTTGCTACGATTTTTGGGCTGTTTGCATTGATGGCCATTTTTATTGCCTGTTTGGGTTTATGGGCACTGGCTCTGTTTGCCGGTTTAATCCGCAAAAAGGAAATGGGAGTCCGAAAAGCCTTGGGAGCATCAATCCCGAACTTGTTTTATAACCTATCCAGCGAGTTTATCTATCTTACATTGTATTCGGCAATTTTAGCAATTCCTCTGGCCTTTTTTATTATGAATGAGTGGCTGAAGGCTTACGCATTCAGAACGGAAATGAATTGGTGGTTTTTTGCGTTGCCAATTGTGGTATTAGTGTTGATTGCTTCTTTAACCGTTAGTTATCAAACACTAAAAACAGCGCATTCGAGTGCAGTTGAAAGCTTGAAGTATGAATAA
- a CDS encoding SGNH/GDSL hydrolase family protein, protein MMKTFTAIILIFSALISSAYGQETTFQNSQWKNKKVAFLGDSMTQKWQRDNTPRTVYWEYLTKMLGIEPYVYGISGHEWTGIYGQALKLKEEHGSDVDAILIFAGTNDYNHNTPMGSFYSETANATNFNGTMVTRKYRTLNEDDVTFCGRINKVMAFLKANYPDQQIIIMTPIHRGFATFNDKNVQPEESFSNDLGFYIDDYVATLKQAASVWAVPLIDLYSISGLYPMEDSNVKYFMNDKTDRLHPNSLGNYRLAKTIQYQLMSLPATFVE, encoded by the coding sequence ATGATGAAAACTTTTACCGCTATCATCCTTATATTTTCAGCATTAATATCGTCAGCTTACGGGCAGGAGACAACTTTTCAGAATTCGCAATGGAAAAACAAAAAGGTAGCTTTTCTTGGAGATTCAATGACTCAAAAATGGCAAAGAGATAATACGCCACGCACTGTTTACTGGGAATACCTGACTAAAATGCTTGGCATTGAACCGTATGTGTATGGAATTAGCGGACACGAATGGACTGGCATTTACGGACAGGCCTTGAAACTTAAAGAGGAACACGGATCGGATGTGGATGCTATCCTGATTTTTGCAGGTACTAACGATTACAACCACAACACACCGATGGGTAGTTTTTACTCCGAAACAGCCAACGCGACTAATTTCAACGGGACAATGGTTACCCGAAAATATCGCACGTTAAACGAAGATGATGTAACTTTTTGTGGCCGGATAAACAAGGTAATGGCTTTTTTAAAAGCCAATTATCCAGATCAGCAGATTATTATAATGACGCCTATTCACCGAGGGTTTGCAACCTTTAACGATAAAAATGTTCAGCCGGAAGAAAGCTTTTCCAACGATCTTGGTTTTTACATTGATGATTATGTAGCTACTTTAAAACAAGCGGCCTCAGTTTGGGCCGTTCCACTAATCGACCTTTATTCCATCAGTGGACTTTATCCAATGGAGGATTCGAATGTTAAATATTTTATGAACGACAAAACCGACCGCCTGCATCCTAATTCATTGGGAAATTACCGTTTGGCAAAAACAATTCAGTACCAGTTAATGAGCCTGCCTGCAACGTTTGTTGAATGA
- a CDS encoding DUF4097 family beta strand repeat-containing protein: MKTQKTLKLFTIIAVLTAVLSLNGFAKDGQPTITKTFDLNQPGQLNASSSGGGVTVQTHNQSQVIIQAFVRKNGRVLSPSDNSLEEVLDDFDIDFSKSGSTITAVVKRKVRMNFWRNNVGISLTIIVPEEMSCDVSSSGGGLKISGVKGTHDFSSSGGGVKLENTSGSTKASSSGGGVKAINHDGDIRLTSSGGGVSVEGAHGSVYARSSGGGVNLEDIHGAADASSSGGGVRVSGEASSVKAKSSGGSVKVNVRNLTDELYLQSSGGGVSAVIHGGERLGLDLDLRSGRVNIELHNFNGTSEKDRVKGKMNGGGIPVYAHASGGNVNISYED, translated from the coding sequence ATGAAAACTCAGAAGACCCTCAAATTATTTACGATAATTGCAGTATTGACGGCTGTGCTTTCGTTGAATGGATTTGCAAAAGACGGCCAACCAACCATTACAAAAACCTTTGATTTAAACCAGCCGGGGCAACTCAATGCTTCATCGTCGGGAGGTGGTGTAACAGTACAAACACACAATCAGTCGCAGGTTATTATTCAGGCCTTTGTTCGAAAAAACGGGAGAGTACTATCTCCGTCTGATAATTCGTTAGAAGAAGTTCTTGACGATTTTGATATTGACTTTTCAAAGAGCGGATCGACTATCACCGCAGTAGTAAAACGTAAGGTGCGAATGAATTTCTGGCGCAACAATGTAGGTATTTCACTCACCATAATCGTTCCCGAAGAAATGTCGTGCGATGTTTCATCAAGTGGCGGCGGCCTGAAAATATCGGGAGTAAAAGGAACACACGATTTCTCAAGTAGTGGTGGTGGAGTAAAACTGGAAAATACAAGTGGTTCTACAAAAGCAAGCTCCTCGGGCGGTGGAGTTAAAGCCATAAATCACGATGGTGATATTCGTTTGACTTCGAGTGGCGGCGGTGTCTCAGTAGAAGGTGCACATGGTAGTGTGTATGCCCGCAGCTCGGGAGGTGGTGTAAACCTGGAAGATATTCATGGTGCAGCAGATGCCTCCAGTAGTGGTGGCGGAGTTCGTGTAAGCGGGGAAGCCAGTTCGGTAAAAGCCAAATCAAGCGGAGGATCGGTAAAGGTTAATGTTCGTAATTTAACCGACGAGTTGTACTTACAATCCAGTGGCGGCGGTGTTTCTGCTGTTATTCATGGTGGTGAAAGATTGGGTCTCGATCTTGATTTGCGTTCCGGCAGGGTAAATATTGAGCTCCATAACTTTAACGGTACTTCCGAGAAAGACCGGGTAAAAGGTAAGATGAACGGCGGCGGAATTCCGGTTTATGCACATGCATCAGGAGGTAACGTTAACATCAGTTACGAGGATTAG
- a CDS encoding FtsX-like permease family protein: protein MYNLKITIRRLFKDKAFSLINSLGLVIGISSFLVLFIHVSNEKSFDKHFADHENIYRVISAIGGNHNADWARSLGIVHIASAEIPEVKLATQFSHCDVGTIKLGENTLVQNNMMSVDEAFFEMFDVQIIAGNVSEISKPNTVFVTEDFARTHFADLNPIGQLIDVQNLQYTNDLGNYEIRGVVKNTHPKTHFKYELLLSQKGGLQERYTALPDSRIQWTYNYFKLQDGTDPKIVADKVQAFYDASSLKTAPGPQEYEFSLFALDDIHLKSDYRFELRESSSKINIGLFILISFVILTISLLNFTNLSIAKLIKRSKELGLKKSIGATKRQLIKQVLLEVFLVCALAIGISLLAIESLKPMINRLFEIEFDIYFSEPVVYLTIIGVLFTCLLLTAFFVAVFLLARSSAIDILSGRNNFSGSYVLKSLLVVQVTIVIVLISGTLLVNKQISFVLNKPLGFDKENVVVLTVKDFSKDPAVFARELEKQTAIESVGFAQQHFGYPAQGFGLVGLGLEGTAEFVFANYDYLKTMNIKLVENWITPGTDTVRGMVINNHLYQRLLERHGSMENLEAYTNAQPLRPGEVRIKYVGVAEDFNYSSAHQSIGDFAFWLDETPHRARFTHVRINNLHAGMEAIKNTWNEYYPNQELDYFFIDEKIAQQYKAETILSRILFAFSTIGILISIIGISAMALFISQQRTKEIGIRKVNGATVSEILGLLNQSFVKWVGFAFVIATPLAFYAMSKWLENFAYKTNMSWWIFALAGVMALGIALLTVTWHSWRAATRNPVESLRYE from the coding sequence ATGTACAACCTAAAAATTACGATACGGCGCCTTTTTAAAGACAAGGCTTTTTCGCTGATCAATAGCCTTGGATTGGTGATTGGTATTTCGTCTTTTTTGGTGTTGTTTATTCACGTTTCAAATGAAAAAAGTTTTGATAAGCATTTTGCCGACCACGAAAATATCTACCGTGTAATCTCTGCTATTGGTGGAAATCATAACGCAGACTGGGCGCGCAGCTTGGGAATTGTGCACATTGCATCGGCTGAAATTCCGGAAGTAAAACTGGCCACACAGTTTTCGCATTGCGATGTGGGCACCATAAAGTTAGGCGAGAATACGCTGGTTCAAAACAATATGATGTCGGTGGATGAGGCATTCTTTGAGATGTTCGATGTTCAAATTATTGCCGGCAATGTATCGGAGATTTCGAAACCAAACACGGTTTTTGTGACCGAAGATTTTGCCCGGACACATTTTGCTGATCTAAATCCTATCGGTCAACTGATCGATGTACAGAATCTCCAGTATACAAACGATTTGGGAAACTACGAGATTCGGGGAGTAGTAAAAAATACGCATCCTAAAACACATTTTAAATATGAATTGCTGTTGTCGCAAAAAGGAGGATTGCAGGAACGGTATACAGCTCTTCCAGATAGTAGAATTCAATGGACTTACAACTATTTTAAACTTCAGGATGGAACCGATCCGAAGATAGTTGCAGACAAAGTGCAGGCTTTTTACGATGCCAGCAGCCTGAAAACCGCACCTGGACCGCAGGAATATGAATTTTCCTTATTTGCATTGGACGATATTCATTTAAAATCGGATTACCGTTTTGAGTTGCGCGAAAGTTCGAGTAAGATAAATATTGGCTTGTTTATCCTTATTTCATTTGTAATTCTAACCATATCGTTATTGAACTTTACCAATCTTTCCATTGCCAAATTGATAAAACGATCAAAAGAGTTGGGCCTGAAAAAATCAATAGGAGCTACTAAGCGCCAACTTATTAAACAAGTTCTGCTGGAAGTGTTTTTGGTTTGTGCTTTGGCAATTGGCATTTCATTGCTGGCCATTGAAAGTTTAAAGCCAATGATTAACCGTTTATTTGAGATTGAATTCGATATCTATTTTTCAGAACCGGTTGTATATCTTACCATTATTGGAGTTTTGTTTACCTGTCTTTTGCTTACTGCCTTTTTTGTGGCGGTATTTTTGCTGGCGCGTAGTTCTGCCATCGATATTCTGTCGGGGCGCAATAATTTTTCCGGAAGTTATGTGCTGAAATCCTTACTGGTTGTTCAGGTAACAATTGTTATTGTCCTCATTTCAGGAACCTTGTTGGTAAATAAGCAGATCAGTTTTGTATTGAATAAACCACTCGGATTTGATAAAGAAAATGTGGTGGTTTTAACGGTTAAAGATTTTTCGAAAGATCCCGCTGTTTTTGCACGCGAACTGGAAAAACAAACTGCGATCGAATCGGTAGGTTTTGCCCAACAACACTTTGGTTATCCGGCACAGGGTTTTGGGCTTGTAGGATTAGGGCTTGAAGGGACTGCTGAATTTGTTTTTGCCAACTACGACTACCTCAAAACCATGAATATTAAACTGGTTGAAAACTGGATCACTCCCGGTACCGACACGGTTCGGGGGATGGTGATCAACAATCACCTGTACCAGCGTCTTCTCGAACGACACGGCAGTATGGAAAACCTCGAAGCGTATACCAATGCACAACCTTTGAGACCCGGAGAAGTCCGAATTAAATATGTGGGCGTTGCTGAAGATTTTAATTACAGTTCGGCACACCAAAGTATTGGCGATTTTGCTTTTTGGCTGGATGAAACGCCCCACCGGGCTCGTTTTACACATGTCCGAATCAATAATCTCCATGCCGGAATGGAAGCAATAAAAAACACCTGGAATGAATATTACCCCAACCAGGAACTCGATTACTTTTTTATTGATGAAAAAATTGCTCAACAATATAAGGCAGAAACTATTTTGAGTAGAATCCTTTTTGCATTTTCAACCATTGGAATACTGATCAGTATTATCGGCATCAGTGCCATGGCGCTGTTTATTTCGCAGCAACGCACCAAAGAGATTGGCATTCGGAAAGTGAATGGTGCAACGGTTTCGGAAATATTGGGATTGCTGAACCAGAGCTTTGTAAAATGGGTGGGTTTTGCATTTGTTATTGCTACTCCACTTGCTTTTTATGCCATGAGTAAGTGGCTCGAAAACTTTGCTTACAAAACCAACATGAGTTGGTGGATTTTTGCACTGGCTGGTGTGATGGCATTGGGAATTGCTTTGCTAACTGTTACCTGGCACAGCTGGAGGGCTGCTACACGAAATCCGGTTGAAAGTTTGAGGTATGAGTAG
- a CDS encoding ABC transporter permease: MVLKVVLRNLLKRPFLNFIKVIGLSLALTGIIFIALFLKNELSYDAYHQKSDRTYRYTITDPDFLGGKHFARTINPGYIKEMSDALPELEDFVRLRPVRGGLMKYGERYYKINHAFECDSTFFHIFDAELLVGDKETVLENPASMVITESFAQKVFGKTNPVGEVMTLPAGQYYDKEQDFTVAGVMKDFPANSHFHPDFVATPLSDQFSSGWAWTYLVLAENTTVENAKAGIYGYLKNNRESKPEEMNTEVHLQKITDIHLNSHKLREIEENSNIRNVYVLAIAAFVLLLISISNYANLNIGMAGFSAKYLFVNKLLGSSKSAVAKYFFFEGICILGAVLFFTAIISLPVNAVIVRFYSLNLLAGNSIALFLLVLAFGILTLVFGMLPVLKSAFSSIRLGGNRESSMSVNRNGVSRVLIVFQYAFSIALIITVIVISRQTNYALKNSMGVQEDNVVCFESVHASIQQKFGMLKEELLQYNSIESVSAMLEPPGGEANDMFPFEMEGYETEDPNRNFDIIGIFPCDYSFASIFDLTFLSGRNFSEKNKDNEGSGEYIINEAAMKRLHYSNPDEIVGKEFKLNFVSPGSDITMPKGKIIGVVEDFHLSSLRKQVEPLVLFKRDKLWLLNFVVSSKPGMKDEALADMKKVWSEMFPEYPFQYEHVDAMYKKVYETELLQARLLSVFTVIALFICSIGLFGLALIITQNRIKEIGVRKVNGARVSEILMLLNKDYLKWVVLAFVIACPAAWFAMDKWLGNFAYKINLSWWIFALAGVFSLGIALFTVSFQSYRAASKNPVEALRYE, encoded by the coding sequence ATGGTACTAAAAGTTGTATTAAGAAACCTGCTTAAACGTCCGTTTTTAAACTTTATAAAAGTAATTGGCCTTAGTTTGGCGCTAACGGGAATCATTTTTATTGCCCTGTTTCTTAAGAATGAACTGAGCTATGATGCCTATCATCAGAAATCAGACCGCACTTATCGGTATACAATAACAGATCCTGATTTTTTGGGCGGGAAACATTTTGCCCGGACAATAAATCCCGGATATATAAAAGAGATGAGTGATGCGCTGCCGGAACTCGAAGATTTCGTCCGGTTGCGCCCGGTGCGCGGAGGTTTAATGAAATATGGCGAACGGTATTATAAAATTAACCATGCATTTGAATGCGACAGCACTTTCTTCCACATTTTTGATGCCGAATTACTGGTGGGCGACAAGGAAACCGTGCTCGAGAATCCTGCGTCGATGGTTATTACCGAAAGCTTTGCTCAAAAGGTATTTGGGAAAACGAATCCGGTGGGAGAGGTGATGACCTTACCTGCCGGTCAGTATTACGACAAAGAGCAGGATTTTACCGTTGCAGGGGTAATGAAAGATTTTCCGGCAAACAGCCACTTTCACCCCGATTTTGTGGCAACTCCGCTTAGCGACCAGTTCTCTTCAGGATGGGCGTGGACCTACTTGGTTTTAGCCGAGAATACTACGGTTGAAAATGCTAAGGCAGGAATTTACGGCTACCTGAAAAACAACCGCGAGTCGAAGCCCGAAGAAATGAATACAGAGGTACACTTACAAAAAATTACCGATATTCATTTAAACTCGCATAAACTCCGCGAGATTGAGGAAAACAGTAATATCCGCAATGTTTATGTGCTGGCCATTGCTGCTTTTGTTTTGCTTCTGATTTCGATTAGTAATTATGCCAACCTGAATATCGGGATGGCAGGTTTTAGTGCAAAATATCTTTTTGTAAACAAGCTGCTTGGCTCATCAAAAAGTGCCGTGGCGAAATATTTCTTTTTCGAGGGGATTTGTATCCTGGGGGCAGTTTTGTTTTTTACCGCTATAATCTCGTTGCCGGTTAATGCGGTAATTGTCCGTTTTTATAGCCTGAATTTATTAGCCGGCAATTCCATTGCTCTCTTTCTGCTTGTTCTGGCATTCGGTATATTAACACTGGTATTTGGGATGCTTCCGGTATTAAAATCGGCTTTTTCATCCATCCGTTTGGGCGGAAACAGGGAATCTTCCATGTCGGTTAACCGAAATGGTGTCAGCCGTGTTTTAATCGTTTTTCAGTATGCATTTTCCATTGCCCTGATTATTACTGTTATTGTTATTTCGCGACAAACCAATTATGCCTTAAAAAACAGCATGGGCGTTCAGGAAGATAATGTGGTTTGTTTTGAGTCGGTACATGCAAGTATTCAGCAAAAATTTGGCATGCTGAAAGAAGAATTGCTGCAATATAATAGTATCGAGTCGGTTTCTGCTATGCTGGAACCTCCGGGTGGCGAGGCAAATGATATGTTCCCGTTTGAAATGGAAGGTTATGAAACAGAAGATCCTAATCGGAATTTTGATATTATTGGTATTTTTCCCTGCGATTATTCTTTCGCTTCAATTTTTGACCTTACATTTTTAAGTGGCCGGAATTTTTCGGAGAAGAACAAGGACAATGAGGGTTCGGGCGAATACATCATCAACGAAGCGGCTATGAAACGGCTGCATTATTCTAATCCGGATGAGATTGTTGGAAAAGAATTTAAACTGAATTTTGTGTCGCCCGGATCGGATATTACCATGCCAAAGGGCAAGATTATTGGCGTGGTTGAGGATTTTCATTTGTCGAGCCTGAGAAAGCAGGTTGAACCATTGGTGCTTTTTAAGCGCGATAAACTTTGGCTTTTAAATTTTGTGGTTTCATCTAAGCCCGGAATGAAAGACGAGGCACTGGCTGATATGAAAAAGGTGTGGAGCGAAATGTTTCCCGAATACCCGTTTCAGTACGAGCATGTTGATGCTATGTATAAAAAAGTGTATGAAACAGAATTATTGCAGGCTCGTTTACTTTCTGTTTTTACTGTTATTGCTTTGTTTATTTGCTCTATCGGATTGTTTGGGCTGGCACTTATTATTACACAAAACCGTATTAAAGAAATTGGTGTGCGAAAAGTAAATGGTGCACGTGTTTCAGAAATTTTAATGCTGCTGAATAAAGATTATCTGAAATGGGTGGTTTTAGCTTTTGTTATTGCCTGTCCGGCAGCGTGGTTTGCTATGGATAAATGGCTCGGGAACTTTGCGTATAAGATTAATCTTAGCTGGTGGATTTTTGCTTTGGCCGGAGTTTTTTCTTTGGGAATTGCACTATTTACGGTTAGTTTCCAATCATACAGAGCAGCCAGTAAAAATCCTGTCGAAGCCTTACGATATGAGTAG